A single region of the Paraburkholderia megapolitana genome encodes:
- a CDS encoding Nramp family divalent metal transporter — translation MDEVMSEAIVPQTLTEQACFDIRETLAGRRRGARAVLPFVGPAVVASIAYMDPGNFATNIQAGAGYGYTLLWVVALANIVAMLFQSLSAKLGLVTGRNLAELCRESLPRRWVIAMWGMSEIAAMATDLAEFVGGAIGVSLLLHLPMIPSMLITAAVTYGLLQFEKLGFRPLELVIAALVGVIGLSYLAELLIAPVHWPSVVVHTFTPRIPDSNALTISVGIIGATVMPHVLFLHSGLTQNRVRPRTDRECSKLLAFSNLEVVVALGIAGLINMAMVIMASSAFHFGHADIASIETAWRTLTPLLGGAAAGLFLAALIASGISSSVVGTMAGQMIMQGFVGFRIPVWVRRLVTMAPAFVVVACGVDATRALVLSQVMLSIALPVPMIALVWFTSRGDLMGRHRNRRVTTLGAVLGTLVVLVLNGVLLVQLVGG, via the coding sequence ATGGACGAAGTGATGAGCGAAGCGATCGTTCCGCAGACGCTGACCGAGCAGGCCTGTTTCGATATCCGCGAAACTCTCGCAGGGCGCCGGCGTGGCGCGCGTGCGGTGCTGCCATTTGTGGGGCCTGCGGTGGTTGCGTCCATCGCTTATATGGACCCCGGCAACTTCGCGACCAACATTCAGGCAGGTGCGGGCTATGGCTATACGCTGCTGTGGGTGGTGGCGCTCGCCAACATCGTGGCGATGCTGTTCCAGTCGTTGTCTGCAAAACTCGGACTTGTCACGGGACGCAACCTGGCGGAGTTATGCCGCGAATCGTTGCCACGCCGTTGGGTGATCGCGATGTGGGGGATGAGCGAAATCGCCGCGATGGCGACAGACCTCGCTGAGTTTGTAGGTGGGGCGATCGGCGTGTCGCTATTGCTGCATCTGCCGATGATCCCCAGCATGTTGATCACCGCCGCCGTCACCTATGGTCTGCTGCAATTCGAGAAGCTCGGTTTTCGGCCACTGGAGCTGGTGATTGCGGCACTTGTCGGTGTGATTGGTCTGTCGTATCTCGCGGAACTGCTGATCGCGCCGGTGCACTGGCCGTCCGTGGTGGTACACACGTTCACGCCGCGCATCCCGGACAGTAATGCATTGACGATTTCCGTCGGCATTATCGGTGCGACGGTCATGCCGCACGTGTTGTTCCTGCATTCGGGGTTGACGCAAAACCGCGTGAGACCGCGCACTGATCGCGAATGCTCGAAGCTGCTCGCGTTTTCGAATCTCGAAGTCGTGGTTGCGCTCGGTATCGCGGGGCTGATCAACATGGCGATGGTGATCATGGCGTCGAGCGCATTTCACTTCGGACACGCGGATATCGCCAGTATCGAAACCGCATGGCGTACGTTGACGCCGTTGCTTGGTGGGGCGGCAGCAGGTCTGTTTCTGGCGGCGTTGATCGCATCGGGTATCTCGAGTTCGGTGGTCGGTACGATGGCCGGTCAGATGATCATGCAGGGCTTTGTTGGTTTTCGCATTCCCGTGTGGGTGCGGCGGCTGGTTACGATGGCGCCGGCGTTTGTCGTCGTGGCATGCGGGGTCGATGCGACCCGTGCGCTGGTATTGAGCCAGGTGATGTTGAGTATCGCGTTGCCGGTGCCGATGATCGCGCTGGTGTGGTTTACGTCGCGCGGCGATCTGATGGGACGCCACAGGAACCGTAGGGTGACGACGCTCGGTGCGGTGTTGGGAACGCTGGTAGTGCTGGTGTTGAATGGGGTGTTGCTGGTTCAACTGGTGGGGGGATGA
- a CDS encoding ferritin-like domain-containing protein — translation MSDVKTDSAALIDVFDRRVERRLQRRQFFRNAGGLGLGLVGGTLISACGGGSGTIASAAAAPTDAEILNFALNLEYLESQFYSYATTGSGLPAGMTTGVGTPGAVIPGQQVPFQDPVVQAYANEIAKDEREHVTFLRSALGSAAVAQPAIDIGGTDPNGAFSVAARAAGLVASGTAFNPYASDNNFLLGAFIFEDVGVTAYKGASPLISNKTFLEAAAGILAAEAYHAGLVRTVLYSKGIDMTSLISAANAISAARASLDQVGNDDQGISGSTPGTSNIVPLDSNGLAYSRGYGNVLNIVYLTSTAAMKGGFFPSGVNGTLNMSA, via the coding sequence ATGTCCGATGTCAAAACCGATTCAGCAGCGCTTATCGATGTGTTTGACCGCCGTGTCGAGCGGCGTTTGCAGCGCCGGCAGTTTTTCAGAAACGCAGGCGGCCTTGGCCTGGGGCTGGTGGGCGGTACGCTCATTAGCGCGTGTGGGGGCGGCTCTGGAACGATCGCATCCGCAGCGGCGGCACCGACCGATGCGGAAATTCTCAACTTCGCATTGAATCTCGAATACCTCGAATCGCAGTTCTACTCGTATGCGACTACGGGCAGCGGTTTGCCCGCAGGTATGACTACTGGCGTCGGCACGCCGGGTGCGGTGATTCCGGGGCAGCAGGTACCGTTCCAGGATCCGGTGGTACAGGCGTATGCAAACGAAATCGCCAAAGACGAACGCGAGCACGTAACGTTCCTGCGCAGCGCGCTCGGATCGGCCGCGGTCGCGCAGCCCGCGATCGATATCGGCGGTACCGATCCGAATGGTGCGTTCTCGGTTGCTGCGCGTGCTGCCGGACTCGTTGCCTCGGGCACCGCATTCAATCCGTATGCGAGCGACAACAATTTCCTGCTCGGCGCGTTCATCTTCGAGGATGTCGGTGTCACAGCTTATAAGGGTGCATCGCCTCTGATCAGCAACAAGACCTTCCTCGAAGCGGCCGCTGGCATTCTCGCTGCGGAGGCGTATCACGCCGGCCTCGTGCGGACGGTGCTGTACTCGAAAGGCATCGACATGACGAGCCTGATCAGTGCGGCTAACGCGATCTCGGCCGCGCGCGCGAGTCTCGATCAGGTCGGCAACGACGATCAGGGCATCTCCGGCAGCACACCGGGCACCTCCAACATCGTGCCGCTCGACAGCAACGGACTTGCCTACAGCCGCGGCTACGGCAACGTGCTCAATATCGTGTACCTGACGAGCACCGCGGCGATGAAGGGCGGTTTCTTCCCAAGCGGTGTGAACGGCACGCTCAACATGAGCGCCTGA
- a CDS encoding fasciclin domain-containing protein — MRSTAFVTAVALSMAASSVFAAGQTVMVGGQAMYPTKDIVDNAVNSADHTTLVAAVKAAGLVDTLKSAGPFTVFAPTNEAFSALPAGTVDNLVKPENKATLTSILTYHVLPGRYDFRKLDQAIREGGGKAELKTVNGETLTFAENGPHNIVVMDAVGHTADISTYDVYQSNGVIMVVDKVLMPK, encoded by the coding sequence ATGAGAAGTACTGCCTTCGTTACCGCTGTCGCGCTGTCGATGGCTGCGAGCAGCGTATTTGCCGCGGGCCAGACCGTGATGGTCGGCGGTCAGGCCATGTACCCCACCAAAGACATCGTCGACAACGCCGTCAATTCCGCCGATCACACGACGCTGGTCGCTGCGGTAAAGGCGGCCGGGCTCGTCGATACGCTAAAAAGCGCGGGGCCCTTTACGGTTTTCGCACCAACCAACGAAGCGTTTTCTGCGCTCCCGGCTGGAACCGTGGACAACCTCGTCAAACCCGAGAACAAGGCAACGCTGACCAGCATCCTCACGTATCACGTGTTGCCGGGACGTTACGACTTTCGCAAGCTCGATCAGGCAATCAGGGAGGGAGGAGGCAAGGCCGAACTGAAGACCGTCAACGGCGAGACGCTAACGTTCGCCGAGAACGGTCCCCACAATATCGTCGTGATGGATGCGGTAGGACACACCGCCGACATTTCCACCTATGACGTCTACCAGAGCAACGGGGTCATCATGGTGGTCGACAAGGTGCTGATGCCAAAGTGA
- a CDS encoding LysR family transcriptional regulator, whose translation MHSLDLNLLQALDVLLEEGSVVAAAARVHLSPPAMSRTLSRIREMVGDPVLVRAGSRLVPTPRAEELRPQVRALLEEARRMLVPTATDFTQLSRVFTLRATDAIAATIGPRLAERIRAEAPNVSLQFVTHGEDTVDILRDGEVDLEIGVLGDVAPEIRSETLYVEHLVGVVRADHPMLTGSITAQQFAAAGHISFTRRGRTPGPVDAALAQLGLTRSIVLAVQHANAALLAAANSDLVAVVGDDLARRAERLRLAVAVFNLPFDTPEIPVAFAWHRRMDTDPAHRWLRDHVKAITAVPSGMNGAVRNFSRPETHAAAH comes from the coding sequence ATGCACTCACTGGATCTCAACCTGTTACAGGCTCTCGATGTGCTCCTCGAAGAAGGCAGCGTCGTCGCAGCGGCAGCGCGAGTCCATCTCAGCCCGCCGGCGATGAGCCGCACGCTCAGCCGGATTCGCGAGATGGTCGGCGACCCTGTGCTGGTTCGCGCCGGCAGCCGGCTCGTGCCGACACCACGCGCGGAAGAACTGCGGCCGCAAGTGCGTGCGTTGCTCGAAGAAGCGCGGCGCATGCTGGTGCCGACTGCGACCGATTTCACCCAGCTCAGCCGCGTGTTCACGTTGCGCGCAACCGATGCCATCGCAGCAACGATCGGGCCGCGGCTCGCCGAGCGGATTCGCGCCGAGGCGCCGAACGTCTCGCTGCAATTCGTCACTCATGGCGAAGACACCGTAGATATCCTGCGCGACGGTGAGGTCGATCTAGAGATCGGTGTGCTCGGCGACGTGGCGCCGGAAATCCGCTCGGAAACGCTCTACGTCGAGCATCTGGTCGGTGTGGTGCGGGCGGATCATCCGATGCTCACGGGTTCGATCACGGCGCAGCAATTCGCTGCAGCCGGGCATATTTCGTTTACGCGCCGGGGCCGCACACCAGGGCCCGTCGATGCCGCGCTGGCTCAACTCGGCCTGACCCGCTCGATCGTCCTCGCCGTGCAACACGCAAACGCGGCACTTCTGGCCGCGGCGAACAGCGATCTGGTAGCGGTGGTCGGCGACGACCTGGCGCGTCGCGCCGAGCGCTTGCGGCTCGCCGTCGCGGTGTTCAATCTGCCGTTCGATACGCCGGAGATCCCGGTCGCCTTCGCGTGGCATCGCCGTATGGATACGGACCCGGCGCACCGCTGGCTACGCGATCACGTGAAAGCGATCACTGCCGTGCCGTCGGGTATGAATGGGGCGGTAAGAAACTTTAGTCGCCCAGAAACGCACGCAGCCGCGCATTGA
- a CDS encoding alpha/beta fold hydrolase: MTQQPWIDSLEHRFADVNGTTLHYVTAGEGPTLLFIHGFPEFWFGWEAQLRALSDHYRVVAVDMRGYNLSGKSPDVASYRSRVLVEDLQQFIAHLDAGPVFVVAHDWGGVIAWDHAARYPQQVRKLVIINAPHPCLMYRELKDNAAQRKASEYVLVFRQERAEALLAENRYARLQRMFDTWGVGGREVSDATRDAYVEAWSQPGALTGSLNWYRASRLHAPGPDSEGIDGFEIDSGNHRVDVPTLVIWGMRDTALLPGLLDGLDEYVSDLRVERIEEGSHWVHHEFPDRVNARLRAFLGD; this comes from the coding sequence ATGACGCAGCAACCGTGGATCGACTCACTCGAACATCGTTTTGCCGACGTGAACGGCACGACGCTGCATTACGTCACTGCGGGTGAGGGGCCGACGCTGCTCTTCATCCACGGCTTTCCCGAGTTCTGGTTTGGCTGGGAAGCGCAGTTGCGTGCGTTGTCGGATCACTACCGGGTCGTCGCCGTCGACATGCGCGGCTATAACCTCTCCGGGAAATCGCCCGATGTTGCCTCGTACCGGTCGCGCGTACTCGTCGAGGACTTGCAGCAGTTCATCGCGCACCTCGATGCGGGGCCGGTCTTCGTCGTCGCGCACGACTGGGGCGGCGTGATTGCATGGGACCACGCCGCGCGGTACCCGCAACAGGTGCGCAAGCTCGTCATCATCAATGCGCCGCATCCGTGTCTGATGTACCGCGAACTGAAGGACAACGCGGCGCAGCGCAAGGCGAGTGAGTATGTGCTCGTGTTTCGCCAGGAACGCGCCGAGGCATTGCTCGCGGAAAACCGCTATGCGCGGCTACAGCGGATGTTCGATACGTGGGGAGTCGGTGGTCGTGAGGTGAGCGACGCGACGCGCGACGCCTACGTCGAAGCGTGGTCGCAGCCAGGTGCGTTGACCGGCAGCCTGAACTGGTATCGCGCGAGTCGTTTGCATGCGCCGGGGCCGGACAGCGAGGGTATCGATGGCTTCGAGATCGACAGCGGCAACCACCGCGTCGACGTGCCGACGCTCGTGATCTGGGGTATGCGGGACACGGCGTTATTGCCTGGCCTGCTGGATGGGCTCGACGAATACGTGTCGGATCTACGCGTCGAACGAATCGAGGAAGGGTCGCACTGGGTGCATCACGAGTTCCCCGATCGCGTCAATGCGCGGCTGCGTGCGTTTCTGGGCGACTAA
- a CDS encoding acyl-CoA dehydrogenase family protein: MNFEPSAKVAALQQRVSAFMNEYVYPNEDRYLREIDEGDRWQPIALIEELKERAKAAELWNLFLPESAHGAGLTNAEYAPLCEIMGRVVWAPEVFNCSAPDTGNMEVLARYGTAEQKRQWLEPLLRGEIRSAFAMTEPLVASSDATNIESSIVRDGDHYVINGRKWWTSGASDPRCKVFIFMGKTDPQAPRHRQQAMILVPRDTPGVTVVRPLPVFGFDDAPHGHAEVLFENVRVPADNMLLGEGRGFEIAQGRLGPGRIHHCMRLVGLAERALEVMCKRSLSRVAFGRAVAEQSITLQRIADARILIDETRFLVLNAAHRMDTVGNKVATREIAMIKVAAPNMACQVIDWAIQACGGFGMQDRFLAHGYATARSLRIADGPDEVHRNQIGKLELDKYRVREDAV; this comes from the coding sequence ATGAACTTCGAACCTTCCGCAAAAGTGGCCGCGCTGCAGCAGCGCGTGTCGGCATTCATGAACGAGTATGTGTACCCGAACGAAGACCGTTACCTTCGGGAGATCGATGAGGGCGACCGCTGGCAACCGATCGCGCTGATCGAAGAGCTGAAAGAGCGCGCCAAAGCGGCCGAACTCTGGAACCTGTTCCTGCCCGAATCGGCACATGGCGCAGGTCTGACCAACGCAGAGTACGCGCCGCTGTGCGAGATCATGGGGCGCGTGGTGTGGGCGCCGGAAGTGTTTAACTGCTCGGCACCCGACACCGGCAACATGGAAGTGCTGGCGCGTTACGGCACCGCCGAGCAGAAGCGCCAGTGGCTCGAACCGCTGCTGCGCGGCGAGATCCGTTCGGCGTTCGCGATGACCGAGCCGCTCGTGGCTTCGTCGGATGCGACGAACATCGAAAGTTCGATTGTGCGCGACGGCGACCACTACGTGATCAATGGACGCAAGTGGTGGACTTCCGGTGCGAGCGATCCGCGCTGCAAGGTGTTTATCTTCATGGGCAAGACCGACCCGCAGGCGCCGCGTCATCGTCAGCAGGCGATGATCCTCGTGCCGCGCGACACCCCCGGCGTCACGGTGGTGCGACCGCTGCCGGTGTTCGGCTTCGACGACGCGCCGCATGGTCACGCCGAAGTACTGTTCGAGAACGTACGCGTACCTGCCGACAACATGCTGCTCGGTGAAGGACGCGGCTTCGAGATCGCACAAGGTCGCCTCGGACCGGGCCGGATTCACCACTGCATGCGGCTGGTCGGTCTCGCTGAGCGCGCGCTCGAAGTGATGTGCAAGCGCAGTCTCTCGCGGGTCGCGTTCGGACGTGCGGTCGCGGAGCAGAGCATCACGCTGCAGCGTATCGCCGATGCACGCATCCTGATCGACGAGACGCGCTTTCTCGTGCTGAACGCCGCGCACCGCATGGACACAGTCGGCAACAAGGTCGCGACGCGCGAGATTGCGATGATCAAGGTCGCGGCACCGAACATGGCGTGCCAGGTGATCGACTGGGCGATCCAGGCGTGCGGCGGGTTCGGCATGCAGGATCGGTTCCTTGCGCATGGCTATGCGACGGCACGGTCGTTGCGCATCGCGGACGGTCCCGACGAAGTGCACCGCAACCAGATCGGCAAACTGGAACTCGACAAGTACCGTGTGCGCGAGGATGCTGTCTGA
- a CDS encoding phosphotransferase codes for MTDALPLAATVDPAHRLDIEALATYLEQHLDGFAGPLEYSRFSGGQSNPTYLLTTPSRRYVLRRKPAGQLLPSAHAIDREYRVLSALRDTEVPVPEVFCYCSDASVIGSEFYVMACVDGHVNWQSRLPDATPAQRSAMFDELNRVMAALHRLDVSALGLDDYGAKGNYFVRQIKRWTHQYRASETQRIESMERLIEWLPAHVPASERVSVVHGDFRIDNVIFDPVEPRIVAVLDWELSTLGDPLADFSYLCLAWHLPADGFRGLGPIDDAQLQALGIPLERDFVERYCERAGVPAVSEAEWNFYLAYNLFRGVGILQGIMKRAIDGNASSRHAREAGGRAAQLADVAWRCAERAMAS; via the coding sequence ATGACCGACGCCCTGCCTCTTGCCGCGACCGTGGACCCCGCTCACCGCCTCGATATCGAGGCGCTCGCGACGTATCTCGAACAACATCTCGACGGCTTTGCAGGGCCGCTCGAATACAGCCGCTTTTCGGGCGGCCAGTCGAACCCGACGTACCTGCTCACTACGCCGTCGCGTCGCTATGTGCTGCGCAGAAAACCGGCGGGCCAGTTGTTGCCGTCCGCACATGCAATCGATCGCGAGTACCGCGTGCTGTCCGCGTTGCGCGATACCGAAGTGCCGGTGCCGGAGGTGTTCTGCTATTGCAGCGACGCATCGGTGATCGGCTCCGAGTTCTATGTGATGGCCTGTGTGGACGGGCATGTGAACTGGCAAAGCCGTCTGCCCGATGCAACGCCCGCACAACGCAGCGCGATGTTCGACGAACTGAATCGCGTGATGGCCGCGCTGCATAGGCTGGATGTCAGCGCGCTCGGCCTCGACGATTACGGTGCGAAGGGCAACTATTTCGTGAGGCAGATCAAGCGCTGGACGCACCAGTACCGTGCGTCCGAAACGCAGCGCATCGAATCGATGGAGCGGTTGATCGAATGGTTGCCGGCTCATGTGCCTGCTAGCGAGCGCGTGTCGGTCGTGCACGGCGACTTTCGCATCGACAACGTGATCTTCGATCCGGTCGAGCCGCGCATCGTCGCGGTGCTGGACTGGGAGCTGTCGACGCTCGGCGATCCGCTCGCTGACTTTTCCTATCTGTGTCTCGCATGGCATCTGCCGGCGGATGGCTTCCGCGGCCTCGGTCCCATCGACGATGCGCAACTGCAGGCGCTCGGCATTCCGCTCGAACGCGATTTCGTCGAACGCTATTGCGAACGCGCCGGCGTGCCCGCCGTGAGCGAAGCCGAATGGAATTTCTACCTTGCCTACAACCTGTTCCGCGGCGTGGGCATTTTGCAAGGAATCATGAAGCGCGCAATCGATGGCAACGCGAGCAGCCGGCATGCACGCGAAGCCGGCGGACGCGCTGCGCAACTCGCCGATGTGGCCTGGCGTTGTGCGGAACGCGCGATGGCTTCTTGA
- a CDS encoding SDR family NAD(P)-dependent oxidoreductase — protein sequence MEDLKNKVAVVTGAASGFGRELAILCAAEGMRVVLADIDEAGLKHTHSLLPDGAQALEVRCDVSKQESVDALAQASIARFGAVHLLFNNAGVGTTGPLWSTTLDDWQWVLGINLMGVAHGIRSFVPGMLASGEPCHVVNTASAAGLGAYEGSGVYCASKYGVVAISECLYHELQTHAPHVGVSVLCPAFVNTGIADAEERRPAEFGERNPGAAPYAERARQAIRAGRLSAADIARITLDGVKAGKFYILTHPKIKASIETRMQDILLDRTPTHVAG from the coding sequence ATGGAAGATCTCAAGAACAAGGTGGCGGTTGTCACAGGCGCGGCGAGCGGCTTCGGTCGCGAACTGGCGATCCTCTGTGCGGCCGAAGGCATGCGGGTCGTACTCGCCGATATCGACGAAGCCGGTTTGAAGCACACGCATTCGCTGTTGCCCGATGGCGCACAGGCACTCGAAGTGCGTTGCGATGTGTCGAAACAGGAATCCGTCGATGCACTCGCGCAAGCGTCTATCGCGCGTTTCGGCGCGGTGCATCTGCTGTTCAACAACGCGGGCGTCGGTACGACCGGCCCGTTGTGGAGCACCACGCTCGACGACTGGCAATGGGTGCTCGGTATCAACCTGATGGGTGTTGCGCACGGCATCCGCAGCTTCGTGCCGGGCATGTTGGCTTCAGGAGAACCGTGCCACGTGGTGAATACCGCATCGGCGGCGGGGCTCGGTGCTTACGAAGGTTCAGGCGTCTACTGTGCAAGCAAGTACGGTGTCGTCGCGATCTCCGAATGTCTGTATCACGAGCTGCAGACGCATGCGCCGCACGTCGGCGTGTCGGTGCTTTGCCCGGCGTTCGTGAACACCGGTATCGCCGATGCGGAAGAGCGCCGGCCCGCCGAGTTCGGCGAACGCAACCCGGGTGCCGCACCGTACGCGGAACGTGCTCGCCAGGCGATTCGCGCAGGGCGACTGAGCGCGGCCGATATTGCGCGCATCACGCTCGACGGTGTGAAGGCGGGCAAGTTCTACATCCTGACGCATCCGAAGATCAAGGCGTCGATCGAAACGCGGATGCAGGACATTCTGCTTGACCGCACGCCTACTCACGTCGCTGGTTAA
- a CDS encoding SDR family oxidoreductase, with protein sequence MDNTLFDLTGRVALVTGASRGIGEQIAITLAAHGAHVILSSRKAQACEAVAERIRAAGGKADVYACHIGDLEQIEGLFEFLDSRGLALDVLVNNAAANPYFGPTVDTTIDAFNKTVDVNIRGYFFMCARAAKRMAKQGRGSIINVASIAGVVPVPMIGIYSITKAAVISMTKTFAAECGAQGVRVNALLPGPTATRFAAALVDDPQARDEALKRIPLGRIAAPDEMAGTVLYLASDASAFTTGSCINVDGGFLAT encoded by the coding sequence ATGGACAACACGTTGTTCGATCTGACCGGCCGCGTCGCGCTGGTCACAGGTGCAAGCCGCGGCATCGGCGAGCAGATCGCCATCACGCTCGCGGCGCATGGCGCTCACGTGATTTTGAGCAGCCGCAAGGCGCAAGCATGCGAAGCAGTCGCCGAGCGCATTCGCGCTGCCGGCGGCAAGGCCGATGTGTACGCCTGTCATATCGGCGATCTCGAGCAGATTGAAGGGCTGTTCGAGTTTCTCGACAGCCGTGGCCTCGCACTCGATGTTCTCGTCAATAACGCAGCGGCCAATCCGTACTTCGGTCCCACGGTCGACACCACCATCGACGCGTTCAACAAGACCGTCGACGTGAACATCCGCGGCTATTTCTTCATGTGTGCGCGTGCGGCCAAACGGATGGCAAAACAGGGGCGCGGCAGCATCATCAACGTTGCGTCGATCGCGGGCGTCGTGCCAGTTCCGATGATCGGTATTTATTCGATCACCAAGGCTGCGGTGATCTCGATGACGAAAACGTTCGCTGCCGAATGCGGTGCGCAAGGCGTGCGCGTCAACGCGCTGCTGCCTGGTCCGACTGCAACGCGCTTTGCGGCTGCGCTGGTCGACGATCCGCAGGCGCGCGACGAAGCGCTCAAGCGTATTCCGCTCGGCCGGATCGCTGCGCCCGATGAAATGGCCGGCACCGTGCTGTACCTCGCGTCGGATGCCTCCGCCTTTACGACCGGCTCTTGCATCAACGTCGACGGCGGTTTTCTCGCAACCTGA
- a CDS encoding histidine phosphatase family protein has product MAQLLLIRHGQASFGSDDYDRLSTLGFAQAGTLGRWFSACALPVDRVVSGSMRRHRETVEGWARQLLEPASDVVVASTVDERFDEFDHEDVLTVYQRAIGAADIDTTPAALQRTFLSAVTRWTSGEHDADYIESWRHFRERCLDGFASITDDAQPAKSIVLFTSGGVIATICQHLMNLTDEAMGRLNWSLANTSVTRVRFTRGRRSLDSLNCTAHVDWARDPALLTYR; this is encoded by the coding sequence ATGGCACAGCTTTTACTCATCAGGCACGGGCAGGCATCGTTTGGTAGCGACGACTACGACCGGTTGTCGACGCTCGGCTTCGCGCAGGCCGGCACGCTTGGCCGCTGGTTCAGTGCCTGTGCGCTGCCGGTGGACCGCGTGGTGAGCGGCTCGATGCGCCGTCATCGCGAGACGGTCGAAGGCTGGGCGCGGCAGTTGCTCGAACCCGCAAGCGATGTCGTTGTCGCGAGTACCGTCGACGAACGCTTCGACGAGTTCGATCACGAGGATGTGTTGACGGTGTACCAGCGCGCGATCGGTGCGGCCGATATCGACACTACGCCCGCCGCATTGCAACGCACGTTCCTCAGCGCCGTGACGCGCTGGACGAGCGGTGAGCACGACGCCGATTACATCGAGTCGTGGCGACACTTTCGCGAACGCTGCCTCGACGGCTTCGCCTCGATCACCGACGACGCGCAGCCCGCGAAATCGATCGTGCTGTTCACCTCGGGTGGCGTGATCGCCACGATCTGCCAGCACCTGATGAATCTGACCGACGAAGCGATGGGCCGGCTGAACTGGTCGCTCGCGAACACCAGTGTGACGCGTGTGCGATTCACGCGCGGCCGCCGCAGCCTCGATTCGCTGAACTGCACAGCCCATGTTGACTGGGCGCGCGATCCGGCGTTGCTGACTTACCGCTAG
- a CDS encoding LysR family transcriptional regulator: MHISKTDLNLFVVLESIYAQGGITRAADQLNLSQSAVSHALNRLRELLGDPLFERHGHAMVPTPFTRSIIGRVRDALHTLELTLHETDRFDVESTVRRFSLGVRDVLEAVVLPPVMKQIVAASPSLDVATAQHDRRTLEADLLAGTFDAAIDALLPVPQTVRTAHLASDGLVVLSRRGHPQVGRRLTLDTYVGAQHVLVTSRRRGLGMEDMELVKLGLQRQVRLRCMHYFAACRVVSETDLLLTMPGRYAQLLNELFDNVMHPCPLDGASADAYLYWHANADADPANAWFRQKIVDAFV; encoded by the coding sequence ATGCATATATCCAAAACCGACCTGAATCTCTTCGTGGTCCTCGAAAGCATCTATGCGCAGGGCGGGATAACGCGCGCGGCGGATCAGTTGAATTTGAGCCAGTCCGCGGTCAGTCACGCGCTGAACCGGCTGCGCGAGCTGCTCGGCGACCCGCTGTTCGAACGGCACGGACACGCGATGGTGCCGACGCCGTTCACGCGCTCGATCATCGGGCGCGTGCGCGACGCGCTGCACACGCTCGAACTGACGCTGCACGAAACCGATCGCTTCGATGTCGAGTCGACGGTGCGGCGTTTTTCTCTTGGGGTGCGCGATGTGCTCGAAGCGGTCGTGTTGCCGCCGGTGATGAAACAGATCGTCGCTGCGAGCCCGTCGCTCGACGTCGCCACCGCGCAGCACGATCGCCGCACGCTGGAGGCCGATCTGCTGGCCGGCACCTTCGATGCCGCGATCGACGCGCTGTTGCCGGTTCCGCAGACGGTGCGCACCGCCCACCTCGCCTCAGACGGTCTCGTTGTGCTAAGCAGGCGCGGCCATCCGCAGGTAGGCCGGCGTCTGACGCTCGACACCTATGTCGGCGCCCAGCATGTGCTTGTCACGAGCCGACGCCGCGGGCTCGGCATGGAGGACATGGAACTGGTGAAGCTCGGTTTGCAGCGGCAGGTGCGGCTGCGCTGCATGCATTACTTCGCGGCCTGCCGCGTGGTGAGCGAAACCGACCTGCTGCTAACGATGCCGGGACGCTACGCCCAACTGCTCAACGAACTGTTCGACAACGTGATGCATCCGTGCCCGCTCGATGGCGCATCCGCCGATGCCTATCTCTACTGGCATGCGAACGCGGATGCGGACCCGGCGAATGCGTGGTTCCGGCAGAAGATTGTCGATGCGTTTGTGTAG